The Pelecanus crispus isolate bPelCri1 chromosome 7, bPelCri1.pri, whole genome shotgun sequence genome includes a window with the following:
- the ISL2 gene encoding insulin gene enhancer protein ISL-2 produces the protein MVDILLPRPLPGAMGEPSKRRPGLALCAGCGGRIQDPFLLRVSPDLEWHVACLKCAECGQPLDETCTCFLRDGKAYCKRDYSRLFGIKCAQCRAAFSSSDLVMRARDHVYHLECFRCAACGRQLLPGDQFCLRERDLLCRADHGPPPDGAAAARGPRSPALPPPAAAHLAEPVPGRPPAPRPPAHKAAEKTTRVRTVLNEKQLHTLRTCYAANPRPDALMKEQLVEMTGLSPRVIRVWFQNKRCKDKKKSILMKQLQQQQHSDKTSLQGLTGTPLVAGSPVRHESAVQGSAVEVQTYQPPWKALSEFALQSDLEQPAAFQQLVSFSESGSLGTSSGSDVTSLSSQLPDTPNSMVPSPAET, from the exons ggcggccggggctggccCTGTGCgcgggctgcgggggccgcATCCAGGATCCCTTCCTGCTGCGGGTGTCGCCGGACCTGGAGTGGCACGTCGCCTGCCTCAAGTGCGCCGAGTGCGGGCAGCCCCTGGACGAGACCTGCACATGCTTCCTGCGCGACGGCAAGGCCTACTGCAAGCGGGACTACAGCAG GCTCTTCGGCATCAAGTGCGCCCAGTGCCGGGCGGCCTTCAGCAGCAGCGACCTGGTGATGCGCGCCCGCGACCACGTCTACCACCTGGAGTGCTTCCGCTGCGCCGCCTGCGGCCGCCAGCTCCTGCCCGGCGACCAGTTCTGCCTGCGGGAGCGCGACCTGCTCTGCCGCGCCGACCACGGGCCGCCCCCCgacggcgccgccgccgcccgcgggccgcgcagccccgcgctgccgccgcccgccgccgcgcacctCGCAG AGCCGGTGCCcgggcggccgcccgccccgcggccgccggcgcACAAGGCGGCGGAGAAGACCACCCGCGTGCGGACGGTGCTGAACGAGAAGCAGCTGCACACGCTGCGGACCTGCTACGCCGCCAACCCGCGCCCCGACGCCCTGATGaaggagcagctggtggagatgACGGGGCTCAGCCCCCGCGTCATCCGCGTCTGGTTCCAGAACAAGCGCTGCAAGGACAAGAAGAAGTCCATCCTCAtgaagcagctccagcagcagcagcacagcgaCAAGACG AGCCTGCAGGGCCTCACCGGGACGCCGCTGGTGGCCGGCAGCCCGGTCCGCCACGAGAGCGCCGTGCAGGGCAGCGCCGTGGAGGTCCAGACCTACCAGCCGCCCTGGAAGGCGCTCAGCGAGTTCGCCCTGCAGAGCGACCTGGAGCAGCCCGCCGCCTTCCAGCAGCTG GTCTCCTTCTCCGAGTCCGGCTCCTTGGGCACCTCCTCCGGCAGCGACGTGACCTCGctgtcctcccagctccccgACACCCCCAACAGCATGGTGCCCAGCCCGGCCGAGACGTGa